From one Lotus japonicus ecotype B-129 chromosome 3, LjGifu_v1.2 genomic stretch:
- the LOC130749065 gene encoding transcription termination factor MTERF2, chloroplastic isoform X1, producing the protein MLLQIHMNSFLPVASFPHKLEISCFWFNNKLTRSETGTNYHCCNCCYSDKRRTRLRWRWRWRCHSGIGEWELQEGRMAVSTYLQEMGVSEDESLSIASNAPAYLNMLVEGVRDLEQLSSSSMSIWDDNNCATTATATATGFNFRDKLVHIAANKGDNGKLAYLESLGFTLYSSMNVARYLSPDIDTLPSLIHKVSSLKQLLFHSQSPDFLIRNIRRMMRPLSISIDEDLQRTLSFFEKLEARRGGLSVLTSRDSAFCYLIESFPRILSLSVDNHLTRIVDFLHNIGIPRNLIPNIILGFPPILLWNLQLLKTRVLALKEIDVVDKDYAKLVLKYPWVLSTSIQENYKEVLTFLYSVKVAKTWIDHVIKSQPHILGCSTSKLQLMVDQFAELGVQSKKLDQVIAKSPQLLLQKPRDFLQVVLFFEHMGLDKETIGRILARCPEIFATSIGKTLQRKIEFLKEVGVSETHLPAVIQKYPELLVSDIDKTVLQRIMYLMKLGLSEKEIALMVRTFSPLLGYSIEEVLRPKIDFLVNSMERPVRDVVGYPRFFSYSLEKKIKPRFRLLKGRNIKCSLKDMLGKNDEEFAAEFMGVGRS; encoded by the exons ATGTTGCTTCAAATTCACATGAATTCATTTCTCCCAGTTGCGTCGTTTCCACACAAGTTGGAGATTTCTTGTTTTTGGTTCAACAACAAGCTCACAAGGTCTGAAACTGGAACTAATTATCACTGCTGCAATTGTTGTTATTCTGATAAAAGAAGAACGCGCTTGCGTTGGCGTTGGCGTTGGCGTTGTCATTCGGGGATAGGTGAATGGGAACTGCAGGAAGGTCGTATGGCCGTTTCAACTTATCTTCAAGAAATGGGGGTTTCGGAGGATGAATCGCTGTCTATAGCATCAAACGCACCCGCTTATTTGAACATGTTGGTTGAAGGTGTTAGGGATTTGGAGCAATTgtcttcttcatccatgtcCATATGGGATGATAATAATTGTGCTACTACTGCTACTGCTACTGCTACTGGGTTCAACTTCAGGGACAAGCTTGTTCACATTGCTGCTAACAAAGGCGACAATGGCAAACTTGCCTACTTAGAGAGTCTCGGTTTCACTCTCTATTCCTCTATGAATGTCGCCAGGTATCTATCTCCTGACATTGACACCCTTCCATCTCTCATCCACAAGGTTTCATCTCTCAAGCAACTATTGTTTCATTCTCAATCTCCCGACTTCCTTATCAGAAACATTCGCCGCATGATGCGCCCCTTATCAATTTCAATTGATGAAGATTTACAACGCACTTTGTCCTTTTTCGAAAAGCTTGAAGCAAGGCGCGGAGGTCTAAGCGTTTTGACCTCCCGAGATTCCGCTTTCTGTTACTTAATTGAATCGTTTCCTCGAATTCTTTCCTTATCAGTAGACAATCACCTCACACGCATTGTCGATTTTCTCCACAATATTGGAATTCCCAGAAATCTCATCCCCAACATTATACTGGGTTTTCCTCCTATTCTACTATGGAATCTTCAACTCCTTAAAACTAGAGTCCTAGCCTTGAAGGAG ATAGACGTGGTGGATAAAGATTATGCCAAGTTGGTGCTGAAATATCCTTGGGTTCTATCTACAAGCATTCAAGAGAACTATAAGGAGGTCCTCACCTTTTTATATTCTGTGAAG GTTGCAAAAACATGGATAGACCATGTAATCAAAAGCCAACCTCATATATTGGGTTGTTCAACTAGCAAGCTGCAGTTGATGGTGGATCAGTTTGCTGAACTAGGAGTTCAAAGCAAAAAGTTGGATCAGGTTATTGCTAAAAGTCCTCAACTGCTATTGCAGAAGCCCAGAGACTTTCTTCAG GTTGTTCTGTTCTTTGAACATATGGGTTTGGATAAAGAAACTATTGGGAGAATACTTGCCCGCTGCCCTGAAATTTTTGCTACCAGCATTGGTAAAACTCTACAGAGGAAGATTGAGTTTCTTAAGGAGGTTGGTGTTTCTGAAACTCACCTTCCTGCGGTTATCCAAAAGTATCCAGAATTACTTGTGTCTGACATTGACAAAACAGTACTACAACG GATAATGTACTTGATGAAGTTAGGACTTTCAGAGAAGGAGATTGCACTTATGGTACGTACATTTTCTCCTCTACTTGGGTACAGTATAGAGGAGGTTCTGAGACCCAAAATAGATTTCCTGGTGAACTCAATGGAGAGGCCTGTAAGAGATGTGGTGGGCTACCCTAGGTTTTTTAGCTATTCATTAGAAAAGAAGATAAAGCCAAGATTTAGGTTGCTGAAAGGAAGGAATATCAAATGTAGCTTAAAGGATATGCTGGGAAAAAATGATGAAGAATTCGCTGCTGAATTTATGGGTGTTGGAAGGTCATAG
- the LOC130749065 gene encoding uncharacterized protein LOC130749065 isoform X2 has product MLLQIHMNSFLPVASFPHKLEISCFWFNNKLTRSETGTNYHCCNCCYSDKRRTRLRWRWRWRCHSGIGEWELQEGRMAVSTYLQEMGVSEDESLSIASNAPAYLNMLVEGVRDLEQLSSSSMSIWDDNNCATTATATATGFNFRDKLVHIAANKGDNGKLAYLESLGFTLYSSMNVARYLSPDIDTLPSLIHKVSSLKQLLFHSQSPDFLIRNIRRMMRPLSISIDEDLQRTLSFFEKLEARRGGLSVLTSRDSAFCYLIESFPRILSLSVDNHLTRIVDFLHNIGIPRNLIPNIILGFPPILLWNLQLLKTRVLALKEIDVVDKDYAKLVLKYPWVLSTSIQENYKEVLTFLYSVKVAKTWIDHVIKSQPHILGCSTSKLQLMVDQFAELGVQSKKLDQVIAKSPQLLLQKPRDFLQVVLFFEHMGLDKETIGRILARCPEIFATSIGKTLQRKIEFLKEDNVLDEVRTFREGDCTYGTYIFSSTWVQYRGGSETQNRFPGELNGEACKRCGGLP; this is encoded by the exons ATGTTGCTTCAAATTCACATGAATTCATTTCTCCCAGTTGCGTCGTTTCCACACAAGTTGGAGATTTCTTGTTTTTGGTTCAACAACAAGCTCACAAGGTCTGAAACTGGAACTAATTATCACTGCTGCAATTGTTGTTATTCTGATAAAAGAAGAACGCGCTTGCGTTGGCGTTGGCGTTGGCGTTGTCATTCGGGGATAGGTGAATGGGAACTGCAGGAAGGTCGTATGGCCGTTTCAACTTATCTTCAAGAAATGGGGGTTTCGGAGGATGAATCGCTGTCTATAGCATCAAACGCACCCGCTTATTTGAACATGTTGGTTGAAGGTGTTAGGGATTTGGAGCAATTgtcttcttcatccatgtcCATATGGGATGATAATAATTGTGCTACTACTGCTACTGCTACTGCTACTGGGTTCAACTTCAGGGACAAGCTTGTTCACATTGCTGCTAACAAAGGCGACAATGGCAAACTTGCCTACTTAGAGAGTCTCGGTTTCACTCTCTATTCCTCTATGAATGTCGCCAGGTATCTATCTCCTGACATTGACACCCTTCCATCTCTCATCCACAAGGTTTCATCTCTCAAGCAACTATTGTTTCATTCTCAATCTCCCGACTTCCTTATCAGAAACATTCGCCGCATGATGCGCCCCTTATCAATTTCAATTGATGAAGATTTACAACGCACTTTGTCCTTTTTCGAAAAGCTTGAAGCAAGGCGCGGAGGTCTAAGCGTTTTGACCTCCCGAGATTCCGCTTTCTGTTACTTAATTGAATCGTTTCCTCGAATTCTTTCCTTATCAGTAGACAATCACCTCACACGCATTGTCGATTTTCTCCACAATATTGGAATTCCCAGAAATCTCATCCCCAACATTATACTGGGTTTTCCTCCTATTCTACTATGGAATCTTCAACTCCTTAAAACTAGAGTCCTAGCCTTGAAGGAG ATAGACGTGGTGGATAAAGATTATGCCAAGTTGGTGCTGAAATATCCTTGGGTTCTATCTACAAGCATTCAAGAGAACTATAAGGAGGTCCTCACCTTTTTATATTCTGTGAAG GTTGCAAAAACATGGATAGACCATGTAATCAAAAGCCAACCTCATATATTGGGTTGTTCAACTAGCAAGCTGCAGTTGATGGTGGATCAGTTTGCTGAACTAGGAGTTCAAAGCAAAAAGTTGGATCAGGTTATTGCTAAAAGTCCTCAACTGCTATTGCAGAAGCCCAGAGACTTTCTTCAG GTTGTTCTGTTCTTTGAACATATGGGTTTGGATAAAGAAACTATTGGGAGAATACTTGCCCGCTGCCCTGAAATTTTTGCTACCAGCATTGGTAAAACTCTACAGAGGAAGATTGAGTTTCTTAAGGAG GATAATGTACTTGATGAAGTTAGGACTTTCAGAGAAGGAGATTGCACTTATGGTACGTACATTTTCTCCTCTACTTGGGTACAGTATAGAGGAGGTTCTGAGACCCAAAATAGATTTCCTGGTGAACTCAATGGAGAGGCCTGTAAGAGATGTGGTGGGCTACCCTAG